In the genome of Phycisphaerae bacterium RAS1, one region contains:
- the neuB_2 gene encoding N,N'-diacetyllegionaminic acid synthase: MGFRALGRQVSHQARWKKPVSAVYADASLPWEWTVELKAACDNAGIDFFSTPYDFEAADMLDPYVQVFKLGSGDITWLEMLTHVAGKGKPVILSSGASDILDVQRAVRTVEKINPQLALLQCNTNYTGDDDNFNHIHLNVLTTYHTMFPGVLTGLSDHTPGCATVLGAVALGGRIIEKHFTDDARREGPDHGFSMTPHTWREMVDRTRELERALGSPQKFVAGNERDTVVVQRRCVRAARDLPPGTVLTRDMLDVLRPAPEGAVNPFEIDRLLGRTLAAPLGAGQHLTWSHVAPLPAAPPRADNRAVAPAARAPSQTHAAAH, from the coding sequence GTGGGCTTCCGCGCGCTGGGCCGGCAGGTGTCGCACCAGGCGCGCTGGAAGAAACCCGTCAGCGCGGTCTACGCCGACGCCTCCCTGCCCTGGGAGTGGACCGTCGAGCTCAAGGCCGCCTGCGACAACGCCGGAATCGACTTCTTCTCCACGCCCTACGACTTCGAAGCCGCGGACATGCTCGATCCGTACGTGCAGGTCTTCAAGCTCGGCTCCGGCGACATTACCTGGCTGGAGATGCTCACGCACGTGGCCGGCAAGGGAAAACCGGTCATTCTCAGCAGCGGCGCGTCCGACATTCTCGACGTCCAGCGGGCGGTCCGCACTGTCGAAAAGATCAACCCGCAGCTCGCCTTGCTCCAGTGCAACACGAACTACACCGGCGACGACGACAACTTCAATCACATTCACCTGAACGTGCTGACGACATACCACACCATGTTCCCCGGCGTCCTCACCGGACTCTCCGACCATACGCCCGGCTGCGCCACAGTGCTGGGCGCCGTCGCGCTCGGCGGGCGCATCATCGAGAAACACTTTACCGACGACGCGCGCCGCGAAGGTCCCGATCACGGCTTCTCCATGACGCCGCACACCTGGCGCGAAATGGTCGACCGCACGCGCGAGCTGGAGCGCGCCCTGGGCAGCCCGCAGAAATTTGTCGCCGGCAATGAGCGCGACACGGTCGTTGTGCAGCGCCGCTGCGTTCGTGCGGCCCGCGATCTGCCGCCTGGAACCGTGCTGACGCGCGACATGCTCGACGTGCTCCGCCCCGCCCCGGAAGGCGCCGTCAACCCGTTTGAAATCGACCGCCTCCTCGGCCGAACGCTGGCCGCCCCGCTCGGCGCCGGACAGCACCTGACCTGGTCGCACGTCGCCCCGTTGCCGGCCGCGCCGCCGCGGGCGGACAACCGGGCGGTGGCGCCCGCCGCCCGGGCGCCGTCCCAAACCCACGCGGCGGCCCACTGA
- a CDS encoding BNR/Asp-box repeat protein translates to MPRNIHSFTRRQLPLVFAALAFVGRTSATDLVLPEFPTPPTHLEQPDQPPIRVESWTTSPPAGLTRGLISLVQVNVDPMGDNVVGDAGNEPSIALDPTHPLRMAIAWRQFDTVLSNFRQAGYAYSRDGGRTWTFPGVLTPGTFRSDPVLASDVTGRFFYNSLRSNFLCDTFISTDGGKTWGSAIPAFGGDKAWIAVDTTGTEGLGNLYAAWSQNAGCCEGNTFTRSTDHGLTYSTPIEIPERPLFGTLDVGPFGELYVAGRLPTSSSQFAVAKSTDAQDPLIPGDQISFTTTQLNLNGTQGLGGNSPNPGGLLGQVNVVVDKSTGPTRGHVYVLCSVNPPGDDPMDVVFSRSTDGGQTWSPPIKVNNSEGAFGNAWQWFGTLSVAPSGRLDAVWNDTRESGLVNISETRYAFSTNGGQTWSASVALTPAWNSHVGWPNQNKIGDYYHMLSDNVGADLAMSATLNGEQDVYYVRIGEHDCNRNSIGDESELFLGAPDANNNGIIDTCEQLLGDMNCDGDVDVLDINPFVLAIADPAAYQAAFPSCLLINGDADGSGTVNVLDINAFVALLSG, encoded by the coding sequence ATGCCGCGCAACATCCATTCGTTCACTCGCCGCCAGCTGCCTCTTGTTTTCGCCGCACTGGCCTTCGTCGGTCGCACATCCGCGACGGATCTAGTGCTGCCCGAATTTCCGACCCCGCCGACCCACCTTGAACAGCCGGATCAGCCGCCCATCCGCGTAGAAAGCTGGACCACCTCGCCCCCGGCCGGACTGACGCGCGGCCTGATCAGCCTGGTGCAGGTCAACGTCGATCCCATGGGCGACAACGTCGTCGGCGACGCCGGCAACGAGCCGTCCATCGCCCTCGATCCGACCCATCCGCTGCGCATGGCCATCGCCTGGCGACAGTTCGACACCGTGCTCTCCAATTTCCGTCAGGCGGGATACGCCTATTCGCGCGATGGCGGACGCACCTGGACGTTTCCCGGCGTTCTGACTCCAGGCACATTCCGCAGCGACCCCGTCCTCGCCTCCGACGTCACCGGTCGCTTCTTCTACAACAGCCTTCGCAGCAACTTCCTGTGCGACACGTTCATCTCCACCGACGGCGGGAAAACCTGGGGCAGTGCGATCCCGGCTTTCGGCGGTGACAAGGCTTGGATCGCCGTCGACACCACCGGCACGGAAGGCCTGGGCAATCTTTACGCCGCCTGGAGCCAGAACGCCGGCTGCTGCGAAGGCAACACCTTCACCCGTTCAACCGACCACGGCCTGACGTACAGCACTCCCATCGAAATTCCGGAGCGGCCCCTCTTCGGCACGCTCGACGTCGGCCCCTTCGGCGAGCTTTACGTCGCCGGCCGTCTTCCCACCTCGTCGTCGCAATTCGCCGTCGCGAAATCGACCGACGCGCAGGATCCGCTCATCCCCGGGGACCAGATTTCCTTCACGACCACGCAGCTCAACCTGAACGGCACGCAAGGCCTGGGCGGCAACAGCCCGAATCCCGGCGGCCTGCTGGGCCAGGTGAACGTCGTCGTCGACAAATCCACCGGTCCGACGCGCGGCCATGTCTATGTGCTCTGCTCCGTGAACCCGCCCGGCGATGATCCGATGGACGTGGTGTTCTCCCGCTCCACCGACGGCGGTCAGACCTGGAGCCCGCCGATCAAAGTCAACAACTCGGAAGGCGCTTTCGGAAACGCGTGGCAGTGGTTCGGCACGCTCTCGGTCGCGCCGAGCGGCCGCCTCGACGCCGTCTGGAACGACACCCGCGAAAGCGGCCTGGTGAACATCAGCGAAACGCGCTATGCGTTCTCCACCAATGGCGGCCAGACCTGGTCGGCCAGCGTCGCGCTTACGCCGGCGTGGAACAGCCATGTCGGCTGGCCCAATCAGAACAAGATCGGCGACTACTACCACATGCTCTCCGACAACGTCGGCGCCGACCTGGCCATGTCGGCCACGCTCAATGGCGAGCAGGATGTCTATTACGTCCGCATCGGGGAGCACGACTGCAACCGCAACTCGATCGGCGACGAGAGCGAGCTCTTTCTGGGCGCTCCCGACGCCAACAACAACGGCATTATCGACACGTGCGAGCAGCTCCTGGGCGACATGAACTGCGACGGCGACGTCGACGTGCTCGACATCAACCCCTTCGTGCTGGCCATCGCCGACCCGGCCGCGTATCAGGCGGCGTTTCCATCCTGCCTGCTGATCAACGGCGACGCCGACGGCAGCGGCACTGTGAACGTGCTGGATATCAACGCGTTCGTCGCATTGCTCAGCGGCTGA
- a CDS encoding Integral membrane protein TerC family protein — translation MDELFTSANLIALLTLSSLEIVLGIDNIVFIAILTGRLDPAVQAKARQIGLLAAMGMRILLLLGIGWVMQWTKPLFTLLGGTSFEHAFSGKDLILVVGGLFLIAKATYEVHHKLEAPAEEHGPKKAAASFSAAILQIMLIDIVFSLDSVITAVGMAQSIAVMIAAVVLAVLVMMVFANPVSNFIEHHPTLKMLALSFLLLIGVMLVFEGCGGHMNKGYIYFAMGFSLFVEMLNITVAKRAKRRAAAT, via the coding sequence ATGGACGAGCTTTTCACATCTGCGAACTTGATCGCTTTGCTTACGCTTTCGAGCCTCGAAATCGTGCTGGGCATCGACAATATCGTCTTCATCGCGATACTGACCGGGCGGCTCGACCCGGCGGTGCAGGCCAAGGCGCGACAGATCGGGCTGCTGGCGGCGATGGGCATGCGAATCCTGCTGCTGCTGGGCATCGGCTGGGTGATGCAGTGGACCAAGCCGCTGTTCACGCTGCTGGGCGGGACGAGCTTCGAACACGCCTTTTCCGGTAAGGACCTGATCCTGGTCGTGGGCGGGCTGTTCCTGATCGCCAAGGCGACCTACGAGGTCCATCACAAGCTCGAGGCGCCGGCCGAGGAACACGGGCCGAAGAAAGCCGCCGCCTCATTCTCCGCCGCGATTTTGCAGATCATGCTGATCGACATCGTTTTCTCGCTGGACTCAGTGATCACGGCGGTCGGCATGGCCCAGAGCATCGCGGTGATGATTGCGGCGGTGGTGCTGGCGGTGCTGGTGATGATGGTCTTCGCGAACCCCGTGAGCAATTTCATCGAGCATCATCCGACGCTGAAGATGCTGGCGCTGTCGTTCCTGCTGCTGATCGGCGTGATGCTGGTTTTCGAAGGCTGCGGCGGGCACATGAACAAGGGGTACATCTATTTCGCGATGGGCTTCTCGCTGTTCGTCGAGATGCTGAACATCACGGTCGCCAAGCGGGCGAAGCGCCGCGCAGCCGCGACATGA
- a CDS encoding putative PIN and TRAM-domain containing protein precursor translates to MVLWAIRGFFVLLIAAVSLLATRGTSTGSAGQGELWQYSVTFMVASIFVALVFITLDVLVPRKSLAALSGAFLGLVAGIVIAYALGIIIDLMLEVFGQGFTESARTVVSTIKLMIGIIACYLTITMILQTKDDIRFVIPYVEFAKQTRGARPMLLDTSVIIDGRIADICDTSIIDSQIIIPRFVLQELQTIADSSDKLKRNRGRRGLDMLNKLQSNEKVEIKISDARLPSVEEAGDVDQKLVALAKKLDGRIVTNDYNLNKIAQLRGVDVININDLTNALKPVVLPGEALTVRIIKPGEEVGQGIGYLEDGTMVVAENSRDKINDEVALVVTSVLQTSAGRMIFGRPEGTPIPPRRPRARMGPPGSHE, encoded by the coding sequence ATGGTGCTGTGGGCGATCCGCGGATTTTTCGTGCTATTGATCGCCGCGGTGTCGCTGCTGGCGACGCGCGGCACGAGCACCGGCAGCGCCGGACAGGGGGAGTTGTGGCAATACTCCGTGACGTTCATGGTCGCCTCGATCTTCGTGGCGCTGGTGTTCATCACGCTGGACGTGCTGGTGCCGCGCAAGAGCCTGGCGGCGCTGTCGGGCGCGTTTCTGGGACTGGTAGCTGGCATCGTGATCGCCTATGCGCTGGGCATCATCATCGACCTGATGCTTGAGGTCTTCGGCCAGGGCTTCACCGAAAGCGCCCGGACCGTCGTCAGCACGATCAAGCTCATGATCGGCATCATCGCCTGCTACCTGACCATCACCATGATCCTTCAGACCAAGGATGACATCCGCTTCGTCATCCCCTACGTCGAGTTCGCCAAGCAGACGCGCGGCGCCCGGCCGATGCTGCTCGACACATCGGTCATCATCGACGGCCGCATCGCCGACATCTGCGACACGTCCATCATCGACTCGCAAATCATCATCCCGCGCTTCGTCCTGCAGGAGCTGCAGACCATCGCCGACAGCTCCGACAAATTGAAGCGCAACCGCGGCCGCCGCGGGTTGGACATGCTCAACAAGCTGCAGAGCAACGAGAAGGTGGAGATCAAGATTTCGGACGCACGCCTGCCCAGCGTCGAGGAAGCCGGCGACGTGGACCAGAAGCTGGTCGCGCTGGCCAAAAAGCTCGATGGCCGCATCGTCACCAACGACTACAACTTGAACAAGATCGCGCAGCTTCGCGGCGTGGACGTGATCAACATCAACGACCTGACGAACGCGCTTAAGCCGGTCGTGCTGCCGGGCGAGGCGCTCACCGTCCGCATCATCAAGCCCGGCGAAGAGGTGGGCCAGGGCATTGGCTATCTCGAAGACGGCACGATGGTCGTGGCTGAAAACTCGCGCGACAAGATCAACGACGAGGTCGCGCTGGTCGTCACCAGCGTCCTGCAAACCTCCGCCGGCCGGATGATCTTCGGCCGCCCCGAGGGAACCCCCATCCCGCCGCGCCGCCCGCGCGCCCGCATGGGACCGCCCGGGTCGCACGAGTAG
- a CDS encoding translocation protein TolB has translation MGPMKHVLCCCGIVLHAVAASLGQGVRPAVELRAHERPVLALAFSPDGKRLASVADDEKLIIWDLDAKAAYATFDGHATNQNRVCWTPDGKRLVAIGNDSNIRVWDVENKKAFKAIPAGDISGGPRGLALSPDGARIAVVGRSTLRLFDFESAKQAASYTVHEQYGVQAVAWSADGKTIATAGTDRKLNLVNAADGAVLRACETDGRGVCAAFAPDGKTVYVGTDSQYLQAFDVSSGEGGKLLEKSLPILDIQPTAGGTQLVVGGPGHGPLIMELPQRKIREPKLDSDDWVKAAAVSPDGKLVAGGANGGAIYLWPVGR, from the coding sequence ATGGGCCCGATGAAACACGTACTCTGTTGCTGCGGGATTGTCCTCCATGCCGTCGCGGCTTCGCTCGGGCAGGGCGTTCGCCCCGCCGTTGAACTGAGGGCGCACGAACGGCCCGTCCTCGCGCTTGCATTCTCGCCGGACGGCAAGCGCCTCGCGTCGGTGGCCGACGACGAAAAGCTGATCATCTGGGATCTCGATGCGAAGGCGGCCTACGCGACCTTCGACGGCCACGCGACCAACCAGAACCGCGTCTGCTGGACGCCCGACGGCAAGCGCCTCGTCGCGATCGGAAATGACAGCAACATTCGCGTCTGGGATGTTGAGAACAAGAAGGCGTTCAAGGCGATTCCGGCCGGCGATATTTCAGGCGGACCGCGCGGCCTGGCGCTTTCGCCGGACGGGGCCCGAATCGCGGTCGTGGGCCGTTCGACGCTTCGCCTTTTCGACTTCGAATCCGCAAAGCAGGCGGCGAGTTACACCGTCCACGAACAGTACGGGGTGCAGGCGGTCGCGTGGTCTGCCGACGGCAAGACGATCGCCACCGCCGGCACCGACCGAAAGCTGAATCTTGTAAACGCCGCCGACGGCGCCGTGTTGAGGGCATGCGAGACTGACGGCCGCGGGGTTTGCGCCGCTTTCGCGCCGGACGGCAAGACCGTCTACGTCGGCACGGACTCGCAGTATCTCCAGGCATTCGACGTGAGCAGCGGCGAAGGCGGCAAGCTGCTGGAAAAGTCGCTCCCGATTCTGGACATTCAGCCGACTGCTGGCGGCACGCAGCTCGTGGTTGGCGGCCCCGGACACGGACCGCTGATCATGGAGTTGCCGCAGCGCAAGATCCGCGAGCCCAAGCTGGACAGCGATGATTGGGTGAAGGCCGCGGCCGTCTCGCCGGACGGCAAGCTCGTCGCCGGCGGAGCCAACGGCGGCGCTATCTACCTCTGGCCGGTCGGCCGCTAG
- a CDS encoding putative Ig domain protein: protein MRPLHRPVCRLIRLAPLSLLLLASCIGPPLVIAPTSLPDGAVGTTYSSTLTSDGVPPVMWQLTTGSVPPGLTLNQRTGEVAGTPTRAGTYDFTVQGVDSQLFVRAASQSYSVTILEELVIGGTLDEARVGVAYSGRPNVSGGVEPYRYTIVGLPAGLSFDTNTGEIFGTPSLDDDKELEIRVSDSGSPRQTRSRRVTLIIRPQPIEITTTALADGGVGESYSQVIQTLGGAAPRRFSIVDGLLPDGLSLNQATGLISGTPTQNGSFTFTIRVRDGDPSTTTDDAEFTLVIRALPVAIATTSLPDGRVGQAYSATLVATNGQSPLMWEITEGALPLGVSINATTGQIAGTPAQIESTTFTVRVTDSGDPATNATREFTIAIQQ from the coding sequence ATGCGCCCGCTCCACAGGCCCGTTTGCCGCTTGATCCGATTGGCCCCGCTTTCGCTTCTTCTGCTGGCCTCCTGCATCGGCCCGCCGCTCGTCATCGCCCCCACCTCCCTGCCGGACGGCGCCGTCGGCACGACCTATAGCTCGACGCTGACGAGTGACGGCGTCCCGCCCGTGATGTGGCAGTTGACCACCGGTTCGGTTCCTCCCGGTCTGACGCTCAACCAGCGTACCGGCGAAGTGGCCGGAACGCCGACGCGGGCGGGCACGTATGACTTCACCGTCCAGGGCGTCGATTCTCAGCTCTTCGTCCGCGCCGCTTCGCAATCCTACAGCGTGACCATCCTCGAAGAGCTTGTCATCGGCGGCACGCTCGATGAAGCCCGCGTCGGCGTCGCCTATTCGGGCCGCCCCAACGTCTCCGGCGGCGTTGAACCCTATCGCTACACCATCGTCGGCCTGCCGGCCGGCCTCTCGTTCGACACCAACACCGGCGAGATTTTCGGCACGCCGTCGCTCGACGACGACAAGGAACTCGAAATCCGCGTCAGCGATTCCGGCTCGCCGCGGCAGACGCGGTCGCGGCGCGTCACGCTGATCATCCGCCCGCAGCCGATCGAAATCACCACCACCGCGCTGGCTGACGGCGGCGTGGGCGAGAGCTACTCGCAGGTGATTCAGACCCTCGGCGGGGCCGCCCCGCGACGCTTCAGCATTGTCGACGGCCTGCTCCCCGACGGGCTTTCGCTGAATCAGGCCACCGGCCTCATCAGCGGAACTCCCACGCAGAACGGCTCGTTCACGTTCACGATCCGCGTCCGCGACGGCGACCCCAGCACCACCACCGACGACGCCGAGTTCACGCTCGTGATCCGCGCCCTGCCGGTGGCGATCGCAACGACCTCGCTGCCCGACGGCCGCGTCGGACAGGCCTACTCGGCGACGCTGGTCGCCACCAACGGCCAGTCGCCGCTGATGTGGGAGATCACCGAAGGCGCGCTGCCGCTCGGCGTGTCGATCAACGCCACCACCGGCCAGATCGCCGGCACGCCGGCGCAGATCGAGTCGACGACATTCACGGTGCGCGTCACCGACAGCGGCGACCCGGCGACGAATGCGACGCGCGAGTTTACGATTGCGATTCAGCAGTAG
- the dnaE gene encoding DNA polymerase III subunit alpha, with protein sequence MKEAPSGPNGRSSAPATTPAPASPPARFVHLHLHTEYSLLDGACRVADVVAACKKMDMPAVAISDHGNMFGAVEFYAAAKAAGVKPIMGCELYLAPGDRRDKEARGLREGAYHLLLLAMNLEGYRNLIKLTTIGYLEGFYRKPRIDKAALSKFSAGLICTSTCLGGEIPTTLLQADYAAAKECAETYLRIFGPDRFFIELQNHGIPEQAQTNPELNDLARKLGVATIATNDVHYLAHDDEPAHQVLCCISTRDKLANPERFRLQTDQFYLKSPQEMAAALPEYPDALAGTLRVAEMCNVDLDFGKRYAPVFRPPQEKTADDYLKELVYAGAKERYGEITEELRERIDYELSVISSKGFSSYFLIVWDFVRFARENDIPAVARGSGCSTVVGYCLRISGVDPLHYGLYFERFMDPERDEMPDIDIDMCQDRRAEVIEYVRQKYGHVAQIITFGRLKARAAIRDICRVLDISLADADRVAKLIPEELKMTIDKAIAREPELRRIHDTDENFRKVLDIGKRLEGLARHASVHAAGVVIADQPLDTLVPLHRQADAKDVTTQFEGPMVEKIGLLKMDFLGLRTLSQIHLACKLIRKNHGVQIDLDKLDLADPRVYEILARGDTRGVFQFESGGMRDVLMKMKPNRIYDLIAANALFRPGPMEYIDEYIARKHGRTQWTTPHATMTEVLKETYGIMVYQEQVSRLVNRLGDVPLRRAFRLAKAISKKKTSDIDKEREPFLAGCEKNGVKRDVGQQIFEDILKFGGYAFNKAHSTGYAVVAFQTAYLKTYYPVEFMAALLTYETGNTDKIAEYIDECRRVRLPDGSAGIAVLPPDVNESDEAFTVVYREEGIKGSRDQGIKKEATSTSIPRSLDPSIPSSRRGLIRFGLAAIAGVGHKAVAAILGAREKAGRFRDIFDFCERVDLTAVNRSVIEALIKAGAFDSTGAVRRALVNVIDKAMELGGEAQRDKAAGQLTMFGDFSAVAAAPPPTIGTEEWTDAEMLAYEKATLGFYITKHPLTQHEQLIRGYSSIDSAGLVRTGEGQKIVLGGLVSKTRMVSIKHGRSAGKKMLIATIEDFAGATEAIVFPENLDEFQPLLKPDAIVFIEGDVDRRREAPSIRTARIIPLERVRQELSKSVIVRLRTGAMSAENLPKLKDLARHVRGPVPLYFEVQTPDGLLATLRGRESASILPTAEALAQMELLVGAGNVRCEAARGVLAAN encoded by the coding sequence ATGAAAGAAGCCCCCAGCGGACCGAACGGGCGCAGCAGTGCACCGGCGACGACCCCCGCGCCCGCCAGTCCGCCGGCCCGCTTCGTCCACCTGCATCTTCACACTGAGTATTCGCTGCTCGACGGCGCCTGCCGCGTCGCCGACGTGGTGGCCGCCTGCAAAAAAATGGACATGCCCGCCGTCGCGATCAGCGATCACGGCAACATGTTCGGCGCGGTCGAGTTCTACGCCGCCGCCAAGGCCGCCGGCGTCAAACCGATCATGGGCTGCGAGCTGTACCTGGCCCCCGGCGACCGGCGCGACAAGGAAGCCCGCGGCCTTCGCGAAGGCGCGTATCACCTGCTCCTTCTCGCGATGAACCTGGAGGGCTACCGCAATCTCATCAAGCTCACCACCATCGGCTATCTCGAAGGCTTCTACCGCAAGCCGCGCATCGACAAGGCCGCTTTGAGCAAGTTCTCCGCCGGGCTGATCTGCACCAGCACCTGCCTGGGCGGCGAAATCCCGACCACGCTGCTTCAGGCCGATTACGCCGCCGCGAAGGAATGCGCCGAAACCTATCTGAGGATTTTCGGCCCGGACCGGTTCTTCATCGAGCTGCAGAATCACGGCATTCCCGAGCAGGCGCAAACGAATCCGGAGCTGAACGACCTGGCTCGCAAGCTGGGCGTCGCGACCATCGCCACCAACGACGTGCACTACCTGGCGCACGACGACGAGCCGGCCCACCAGGTGCTTTGCTGCATCAGCACACGCGACAAGCTGGCCAATCCCGAGCGCTTCCGGCTGCAGACGGATCAGTTCTATCTGAAATCGCCGCAGGAAATGGCGGCGGCCCTTCCGGAATATCCCGACGCGCTCGCGGGGACGCTACGCGTCGCCGAGATGTGCAACGTGGATCTGGATTTCGGCAAACGCTACGCCCCGGTGTTCCGCCCGCCACAGGAAAAAACCGCCGACGACTACCTGAAGGAGCTGGTCTACGCCGGCGCGAAGGAGCGCTACGGCGAAATCACGGAGGAGCTGCGCGAGCGGATCGACTACGAGTTGTCGGTCATCAGCAGCAAGGGCTTTTCGAGCTACTTCCTGATCGTCTGGGATTTCGTGCGCTTCGCCCGCGAAAACGACATCCCGGCCGTCGCCCGTGGCAGCGGCTGTAGCACGGTGGTCGGCTATTGTCTGCGAATCAGTGGCGTCGATCCGCTGCACTACGGGCTGTATTTCGAGCGCTTCATGGACCCGGAGCGCGACGAGATGCCCGACATCGACATCGACATGTGCCAGGACCGCCGGGCCGAGGTGATTGAATACGTCCGCCAGAAGTACGGCCACGTGGCTCAGATCATCACCTTCGGCCGCCTGAAGGCGCGGGCCGCCATCCGCGACATCTGCCGCGTGCTCGATATTTCGCTCGCGGACGCCGATCGCGTCGCCAAGCTCATCCCCGAAGAGCTGAAGATGACGATCGACAAGGCCATCGCCCGCGAACCGGAGCTGAGGCGCATCCACGACACGGACGAGAACTTCCGCAAAGTGCTTGACATCGGCAAGCGGCTCGAAGGCCTCGCCCGCCACGCTTCCGTCCACGCCGCCGGCGTCGTCATCGCCGATCAGCCGCTCGACACGCTCGTCCCGCTGCACAGGCAGGCCGACGCAAAGGACGTGACGACGCAGTTCGAAGGGCCGATGGTCGAAAAAATCGGCCTGCTGAAGATGGACTTCCTCGGCCTGCGCACGCTCTCGCAGATTCACCTGGCCTGCAAGCTCATCCGAAAGAATCACGGCGTGCAGATCGATCTCGACAAGCTCGATCTGGCCGACCCGCGCGTCTACGAAATCCTCGCCCGCGGCGACACGCGCGGCGTGTTCCAGTTTGAATCCGGCGGCATGCGCGACGTGCTGATGAAGATGAAGCCGAACCGCATCTATGACTTGATCGCCGCCAACGCGCTCTTCCGCCCCGGTCCGATGGAGTACATCGACGAATACATCGCCCGCAAACACGGCCGCACGCAATGGACCACGCCGCACGCGACCATGACCGAGGTTCTGAAAGAGACCTACGGCATCATGGTCTACCAGGAGCAGGTCTCGCGGCTGGTGAACCGCCTGGGCGACGTGCCGCTGCGCCGCGCGTTCCGATTGGCGAAGGCGATCAGCAAGAAGAAGACGTCGGACATCGACAAGGAGCGCGAGCCGTTCCTGGCCGGCTGCGAAAAGAACGGCGTCAAGCGCGACGTGGGCCAGCAGATTTTCGAGGACATTCTGAAGTTCGGTGGATATGCCTTCAACAAGGCCCATTCGACCGGCTACGCCGTGGTCGCGTTTCAGACGGCATACCTCAAGACGTATTACCCGGTCGAATTCATGGCGGCGCTGCTGACGTATGAAACCGGAAACACCGACAAGATTGCCGAATACATCGACGAATGCCGCCGCGTGCGGCTTCCGGACGGCTCCGCCGGCATCGCCGTGCTTCCGCCGGACGTGAATGAGAGCGATGAGGCGTTTACGGTCGTCTATAGAGAAGAAGGGATCAAGGGATCAAGGGATCAAGGGATCAAGAAAGAGGCGACTTCCACCTCGATCCCTCGGTCCCTCGATCCCTCGATCCCTTCGTCCCGTCGCGGGCTGATTCGCTTCGGGTTGGCCGCCATCGCGGGCGTGGGGCACAAGGCGGTCGCGGCGATACTGGGGGCGCGCGAAAAAGCCGGCCGTTTTCGCGACATCTTCGATTTCTGCGAGCGCGTCGATTTGACCGCCGTGAACCGCTCCGTCATCGAGGCCCTCATCAAGGCCGGCGCGTTTGACAGCACCGGCGCCGTCCGCCGTGCGCTCGTGAACGTGATCGACAAGGCGATGGAGCTGGGCGGCGAAGCGCAGCGCGATAAGGCCGCCGGGCAACTGACCATGTTCGGCGATTTTTCCGCGGTCGCCGCAGCCCCGCCACCGACCATCGGCACGGAGGAATGGACCGACGCCGAGATGCTGGCGTATGAAAAGGCGACGCTGGGCTTCTACATTACCAAGCACCCGCTGACGCAACACGAACAGCTCATCCGCGGGTACAGCTCGATTGACTCAGCCGGCCTAGTCCGCACCGGCGAAGGGCAGAAGATCGTCCTGGGCGGGCTGGTGTCGAAAACGCGCATGGTGTCGATCAAGCACGGCCGCAGCGCCGGCAAGAAGATGCTGATCGCAACCATTGAAGATTTCGCCGGCGCGACCGAGGCCATCGTATTTCCGGAGAATCTCGACGAATTCCAGCCGCTGCTCAAGCCCGACGCGATCGTATTCATCGAGGGCGACGTGGACCGCCGCCGCGAGGCGCCGTCGATTCGCACGGCACGGATCATTCCGCTCGAGCGCGTGCGGCAGGAATTGTCCAAGAGCGTGATCGTCCGGCTTCGCACGGGAGCCATGTCCGCTGAGAATCTGCCGAAGCTGAAGGATCTCGCCCGCCACGTCCGCGGCCCGGTGCCGCTGTATTTCGAGGTTCAGACGCCGGACGGCCTGCTGGCGACGCTGCGCGGACGCGAATCGGCGAGTATTCTGCCGACGGCCGAGGCGCTGGCTCAGATGGAGCTATTGGTGGGGGCGGGGAATGTGAGGTGTGAGGCGGCGCGGGGCGTGCTGGCCGCGAACTAA